One genomic window of Quercus lobata isolate SW786 chromosome 9, ValleyOak3.0 Primary Assembly, whole genome shotgun sequence includes the following:
- the LOC115960813 gene encoding BTB/POZ and MATH domain-containing protein 1-like isoform X3, producing the protein MVRIVSPNSQPMFSSSSSSSSSLSWSTPTTTSTSMTETVNGSHLFKIAGYSLLKGIGIGNYVASDTFTAGGYSWAIYFYPDGKKVQYDAPYASLFIVLASEGTDVRALFELKLLDQSGKGRHKVHTQFDSGPYTIRNCGSMWGCERFFKRTDLEKSDYLKDDCLKVHCSVGVVRSYTKVPKIYSIAVPPSNLGQNLGQLFETGKGTDVNLEVDGETFAAHCEGHSSDYEGSSPERTASQPSSHVEDPSGSFLERYPQFPPRSCQVKNQDGSIRCMQHERPKQAPNVPWTCPIPCLQFVKLGSKIIYPCRGPSWQSLLFKLWRNGLKGLQLVPQSTIMKEVLRVVVRGHLGGIMEEVLGVVVRGRLVKGP; encoded by the exons ATGGTACGAATTGTGTCGCCTAATTCTCAGCCgatgttttcttcttcttcttcttcatcatcttctttgTCTTGGTCGACTCCAACTACGACATCGACGTCGATGACCGAGACGGTGAATGGGTCCCACCTGTTCAAAATCGCAGGCTACTCGCTCTTGAAAGGTATAGGGATCGGAAACTACGTGGCGTCTGATACTTTCACCGCCGGCGGGTACTCTTGGGCAATCTATTTTTACCCGGATGGCAAGAAAGTGCAGTACGATGCTCCGTATGCTTcgttgtttatagttttggcGAGCGAAGGCACTGATGTGAGAGCGCTTTTTGAACTGAAGCTTTTGGATCAGAGTGGGAAAGGGAGGCATAAGGTTCATACCCAGTTCGATAGTGGGCCTTACACGATCAGAAATTGCGGTAGCATGTG GGGTTGCGAGCGATTTTTCAAAAGAACTGATCTAGAGAAATCTGACTACCTCAAAGATGATTGCCTCAAGGTTCACTGTAGTGTAGGTGTTGTGAGATCATACACCAAGGTTCCTAAGATCTACTCTATTGCAGTACCACCTTCTAACCTTGGTCAGAATTTGGGGCAGCTATTTGAAACTGGAAAGGGAACAGATGTGAATTTAGAAGTTGATGGGGAAACTTTTGCTGCTCATTGTGAAGGGCATAGTTCTGATTATGAAGGTTCATCACCTGAAAGGACTGCGTCTCAACCCTCTAGTCATGTTGAAGACCCTAGTGGTTCTTTCCTGGAGAGGTACCCTCAGTTTCCTCCACGGTCATGCCAAGTGAAGAATCAAGATGGGTCTATCAGATGTATGCAACATGAAAGGCCGAAACAAGCTCCGAATGTTCCATGGACCTGCCCG ATTCCATGTTTGCAATTTGTGAAGTTGGGTTCTAAGATCATATATCCTTGCAGAGGGCCCAGTTGGCAGAGTCTCTTATTCAAACTTTGGAGAAATGGTTTGAAGGGCTTGCAGTTGGTCCCTCAGAGCACGATAATGAAGGAGGTTCTAAGAGTCGTGGTACGAGGTCATCTAGGCGGGATAATGGAGGAGGTTCTGGGAGTCGTGGTACGGGGTCGTCTCGTCAAAGGACCTTGA
- the LOC115960813 gene encoding uncharacterized protein LOC115960813 isoform X1, protein MVRIVSPNSQPMFSSSSSSSSSLSWSTPTTTSTSMTETVNGSHLFKIAGYSLLKGIGIGNYVASDTFTAGGYSWAIYFYPDGKKVQYDAPYASLFIVLASEGTDVRALFELKLLDQSGKGRHKVHTQFDSGPYTIRNCGSMWGCERFFKRTDLEKSDYLKDDCLKVHCSVGVVRSYTKVPKIYSIAVPPSNLGQNLGQLFETGKGTDVNLEVDGETFAAHCEGHSSDYEGSSPERTASQPSSHVEDPSGSFLERYPQFPPRSCQVKNQDGSIRCMQHERPKQAPNVPWTCPVSSRAQLAESLIQTLEKWFEGLAVGPSEHDNEGGSKSRGTRSSRRDNGGGSGSRGTGSSRQRTLRSSRRRTRGPSTPSNEDENNQFGQFLTKQRNLLFLVFLFMFMFMFFLFLFFFFCLFVFLFFVK, encoded by the exons ATGGTACGAATTGTGTCGCCTAATTCTCAGCCgatgttttcttcttcttcttcttcatcatcttctttgTCTTGGTCGACTCCAACTACGACATCGACGTCGATGACCGAGACGGTGAATGGGTCCCACCTGTTCAAAATCGCAGGCTACTCGCTCTTGAAAGGTATAGGGATCGGAAACTACGTGGCGTCTGATACTTTCACCGCCGGCGGGTACTCTTGGGCAATCTATTTTTACCCGGATGGCAAGAAAGTGCAGTACGATGCTCCGTATGCTTcgttgtttatagttttggcGAGCGAAGGCACTGATGTGAGAGCGCTTTTTGAACTGAAGCTTTTGGATCAGAGTGGGAAAGGGAGGCATAAGGTTCATACCCAGTTCGATAGTGGGCCTTACACGATCAGAAATTGCGGTAGCATGTG GGGTTGCGAGCGATTTTTCAAAAGAACTGATCTAGAGAAATCTGACTACCTCAAAGATGATTGCCTCAAGGTTCACTGTAGTGTAGGTGTTGTGAGATCATACACCAAGGTTCCTAAGATCTACTCTATTGCAGTACCACCTTCTAACCTTGGTCAGAATTTGGGGCAGCTATTTGAAACTGGAAAGGGAACAGATGTGAATTTAGAAGTTGATGGGGAAACTTTTGCTGCTCATTGTGAAGGGCATAGTTCTGATTATGAAGGTTCATCACCTGAAAGGACTGCGTCTCAACCCTCTAGTCATGTTGAAGACCCTAGTGGTTCTTTCCTGGAGAGGTACCCTCAGTTTCCTCCACGGTCATGCCAAGTGAAGAATCAAGATGGGTCTATCAGATGTATGCAACATGAAAGGCCGAAACAAGCTCCGAATGTTCCATGGACCTGCCCG GTCTCTTCG AGGGCCCAGTTGGCAGAGTCTCTTATTCAAACTTTGGAGAAATGGTTTGAAGGGCTTGCAGTTGGTCCCTCAGAGCACGATAATGAAGGAGGTTCTAAGAGTCGTGGTACGAGGTCATCTAGGCGGGATAATGGAGGAGGTTCTGGGAGTCGTGGTACGGGGTCGTCTCGTCAAAGGACCTTGAGGTCGTCTCGTCGGAGAACCCGAGGTCCTTCGACACCTTCCAATGAAGATGAAAACAATCAGTTCGGCCAATTCcttacaaaacaaagaaacttgcttttccttgtatttttgtttatgtttatgtttatgttttttctttttctttttttctttttttgtctttttgtttttttgttttttgttaagtGA
- the LOC115960813 gene encoding uncharacterized protein LOC115960813 isoform X2 — protein MVRIVSPNSQPMFSSSSSSSSSLSWSTPTTTSTSMTETVNGSHLFKIAGYSLLKGIGIGNYVASDTFTAGGYSWAIYFYPDGKKVQYDAPYASLFIVLASEGTDVRALFELKLLDQSGKGRHKVHTQFDSGPYTIRNCGSMWGCERFFKRTDLEKSDYLKDDCLKVHCSVGVVRSYTKVPKIYSIAVPPSNLGQNLGQLFETGKGTDVNLEVDGETFAAHCEGHSSDYEGSSPERTASQPSSHVEDPSGSFLERYPQFPPRSCQVKNQDGSIRCMQHERPKQAPNVPWTCPRAQLAESLIQTLEKWFEGLAVGPSEHDNEGGSKSRGTRSSRRDNGGGSGSRGTGSSRQRTLRSSRRRTRGPSTPSNEDENNQFGQFLTKQRNLLFLVFLFMFMFMFFLFLFFFFCLFVFLFFVK, from the exons ATGGTACGAATTGTGTCGCCTAATTCTCAGCCgatgttttcttcttcttcttcttcatcatcttctttgTCTTGGTCGACTCCAACTACGACATCGACGTCGATGACCGAGACGGTGAATGGGTCCCACCTGTTCAAAATCGCAGGCTACTCGCTCTTGAAAGGTATAGGGATCGGAAACTACGTGGCGTCTGATACTTTCACCGCCGGCGGGTACTCTTGGGCAATCTATTTTTACCCGGATGGCAAGAAAGTGCAGTACGATGCTCCGTATGCTTcgttgtttatagttttggcGAGCGAAGGCACTGATGTGAGAGCGCTTTTTGAACTGAAGCTTTTGGATCAGAGTGGGAAAGGGAGGCATAAGGTTCATACCCAGTTCGATAGTGGGCCTTACACGATCAGAAATTGCGGTAGCATGTG GGGTTGCGAGCGATTTTTCAAAAGAACTGATCTAGAGAAATCTGACTACCTCAAAGATGATTGCCTCAAGGTTCACTGTAGTGTAGGTGTTGTGAGATCATACACCAAGGTTCCTAAGATCTACTCTATTGCAGTACCACCTTCTAACCTTGGTCAGAATTTGGGGCAGCTATTTGAAACTGGAAAGGGAACAGATGTGAATTTAGAAGTTGATGGGGAAACTTTTGCTGCTCATTGTGAAGGGCATAGTTCTGATTATGAAGGTTCATCACCTGAAAGGACTGCGTCTCAACCCTCTAGTCATGTTGAAGACCCTAGTGGTTCTTTCCTGGAGAGGTACCCTCAGTTTCCTCCACGGTCATGCCAAGTGAAGAATCAAGATGGGTCTATCAGATGTATGCAACATGAAAGGCCGAAACAAGCTCCGAATGTTCCATGGACCTGCCCG AGGGCCCAGTTGGCAGAGTCTCTTATTCAAACTTTGGAGAAATGGTTTGAAGGGCTTGCAGTTGGTCCCTCAGAGCACGATAATGAAGGAGGTTCTAAGAGTCGTGGTACGAGGTCATCTAGGCGGGATAATGGAGGAGGTTCTGGGAGTCGTGGTACGGGGTCGTCTCGTCAAAGGACCTTGAGGTCGTCTCGTCGGAGAACCCGAGGTCCTTCGACACCTTCCAATGAAGATGAAAACAATCAGTTCGGCCAATTCcttacaaaacaaagaaacttgcttttccttgtatttttgtttatgtttatgtttatgttttttctttttctttttttctttttttgtctttttgtttttttgttttttgttaagtGA
- the LOC115959547 gene encoding sugar transporter ERD6-like 5: protein MDDLGLTVAEYSLFGSILTIGAMMGAIVSGQIADYIGRRGTMGFSEIFCLARWLAIAFSKVLNPISLFYAVPNINVNVTCMTTPTFYLKRCLHKDNGNH from the exons ATGGATGACCTGGGTCTTACAGTGGCAGAG TACTCACTTTTTGGTTCAATATTGACAATTGGAGCAATGATGGGTGCAATAGTGAGTGGCCAAATAGCAGATTACATAGGTAGAAGAGGT ACAATGGGCTTTTCAGAGATATTCTGCCTGGCAAGGTGGCTAGCCATAGCATTCTCAAAGGTTTTGAATCCCATCTCTCTGTTTTATGCAGTTCCAAACATCAATGTTAATGTTACATGCATGACAACCCCTACATTTTATCTGAAAAGATGTTTACATAAGGATAATGGAAATCATTGA